Below is a window of Pangasianodon hypophthalmus isolate fPanHyp1 chromosome 28, fPanHyp1.pri, whole genome shotgun sequence DNA.
gtcacccccccactctcacacgttcacttaggtttgtcgacggtggagtggctggctgatttatgtcccaggactccctcatgtctgtgttagcttctggctctcccttttagttatgctgtcatagctagtcttgccggagtgcctgcttgcactctgcacgcaaagtacattgtccttagccattagaggacaaaagcttacctaacaatctctccctctctctccatctctctctctccctcactctctgtcgagctacacatgctacttctgagatgtcagtgatcctgaccccttctgctccccggacctgcctgacccatcctgatgccctacttctggttggagttctcattggttgagttcgctcgctgctgctgggggtggccccatatggacagcctgaagaaccatttggattgctggggatggtgccacctgggggctgtggagatggcatggggatcacatatggggagctgtactgtaatggcttgggactgccaTTGCTTTAGTGGCTTTGAGGCttcagttgccacgagcaccttcgtactcaggactccatcagtggacagtagataaattttaaccaaccggacttcttgcaaaaactgtgatgaatttacttgTTGCAcattatttgtccatatagtacacaataattgaaggggtttatttataattgcactatccgttgcgcccagatgaggatgggttcccttttgagcctggttcctctttcttcctcatatcatctcagggagtttttccttgccatcgtcgcctctggcttgctcattagggataaagtcacatatttacaatatattttttgtgaatccatttatttctgtaaagctgctttgtgacattgtccattgttaaaagcgctatacaaataaaattgaattgaattgaattgaagtttgTCCATCTCAGCTTGTCCTGCATATCTGATCACACAGTAAGACGTGTGCAGTAACACTCAGCAAATTtccatacactttttttttttttttacaaaagcaTAACACTGGGGTTTAATGGATTCTGATAAACCATATACTAaagtaataagtaaaaatacCAGGCTGTAAATACTGGAATGTATCAAATGTATGTTTAAAATTCCCGAGCGTACATGGTTctaatttaaagattttattcgTTCATCTCTCTCCTGATTTAACTGCTTGGTTAGGTTTCTCTCTGTAATGAATTTAatccacagcactgtgatgCCGGTCAGaaggagaacacacagcagcagcacacacacactgcagtcagtCTGCCCCCTGCAGTGTTGAGTCCTAGAGGGGACTTTTAGCTTTTAGTTCATGTATACATTTAAAGGTAATAATCACACTTTACATCTAGAACAGTCAAACTACTCAATCTTTAAGgatctaagtgtgtgtgtgtgtgtgtgtgtgtgtgtgtgtacctgaggtCATAGTTCACTTATGGCTTCTGGTCACCCAAGTCTCCAGAACGTTGAGAGCCACATAAACCACAGGGAGCGCTTTCAGAAGCCCATCTCTGTACATGCTCACTTTAGTGTCTATGTGTATTTACACTGAGGTGTGCATATGGTCTCTGTTTGAGAACGagatttcatttctctttacaGGTTCTGATTCTTTATGCCTGGTTGTGCATGTTCTGTTAATGTTGATGTCCTGCATCTCTGGATCACGGGCTTCATCAGTGTCACCTCATCATCTCCTCTCTTTCTGCTAGACTTCAGAATTCTCTGTTCTTcgttattttaaataaaaaaaaagtaatgtttcaTCATATCTAAAGGAAATGTCTATATTACCAAGTAACTGATTAGATCATGAGGTAATATACTTTGTTCTCTGTCTGTGTTACTAGACTGCTGTGTTGCTGtgttctctattctgattggtcagaaggtattgattaattttctataacagtagctttGACACTAATTAAAATCTTATATGTTAGTTTCTGTAGGAGCTGCTAATTCAcacttgtatgatggacactaaacgtaatctaagactaataatggACAGATTAAATAGGAAAGGAAAACATAGAAACATTGGTAtagagaagtttttttttgtaacaaaacatttatttaacatttatggaatgagtcaccagtgtcaggaagttttccaccacaagaaagtcttcgggacaaacgtttttttttttttttttttgtcgtattATCTTAAAGAgcgaggaaaaagagaggccgATGATGGAGTGAGTGATAGTTTATACCTGCggtaatgtaaatgaaaacatgaggcttttttttttcactgacgttccacaacattgaatgtaactataaatggataaaaagtatgatcaGTCTATCTTTTATTAATTGTTGCTAAAATTGCCATTgtacaagaagaataaaacactttaggacatgttgtgacaggaaaataatcagatttgGGGTGatagcagtaactctgcttcaaaTCCAGCTGCATCACATGACctcatcattattattctaagtattttattcctaaattactcactgtttttgtttctagTTTCAGCAACAATTCATCAACAATAATAGCTCAACACTCCATCAGAGACTAACAAATACAGAGACGCACAAACCCAGAAATAGACAACACAGGTGAAATGACCAGGTCTGGATTAACATTATCACTGGTACTTCCTCTATAAGTGCCATTAGCCTCCTCCCGCCCCcaaaccacacatacacacatacacacagtcacttCTAGCCCGAGAACAAAGCACAGACTTAGACAGCACTCCGGACTGATCTGATTTAAATTAAGGTCGATTTCTAAACGATGTTCAATGAAGGATCAAGATTAGTGATGAGTGCAGAATGGAGATGAGTCAGGAAGTATACACAAACGTGGGAGTTACTGCATATGACACAACTCACTCAGATAATGGCATTTATGAGAACGAGCTGAAACTGAAGACTCGCTGGAAAAGAAACAACCAGGATCCTGCGAACTCaggtgcaacacacacacacacacactatatttgTCTActagattctattctattttatttttctactttattcattatattctgcttttattatattctgttttattatgtatcactgtgAACTCaggtgcaacacacacacacactatatttgTCTActagattctattctattttatttttctactttattcattatattctgcttttattatattctgttttattatgtatcactgttgtACTGGAACTAAcgaaaaacatttcacaacattaatacatcacaagtatgttatatgtatgtgacaaataaagaaccttgaacacacacacacacacacactgtacactcagtcgatgttcactgtgtgtatttattttttttttagtatacgCTGCTATAATAAGTGCCTtctacacattatactgtatacagtatgccACTGACAAGTCAGATTGTGCTTTTGAAATCTGGATTCGGATTGGTCAGATTCATTTATTCCATTAAatagaattttaataaaaatgttgattaattttctataacagcagctatgacaatagctctggctgcaaggcaaatcacaggatttATTTAAACACGCTTAACGCCGCAACTTCTAACAACAAAGACAAAGAAGTTATTAAAAGCCACAAAtagtaattaaaaagaaaaagaagaagtacCATGTAGAAGTGCTAATTAATCTGTTATTAAAATGAGGAAGGAGAAGGgaatgaggaagagaaagacaaTACTTTAGTCTCATAGTTTCGTACTCAGCTCATCCATAAGCTCATTTCCTCTGTGACTCATTCAGTCTATTAAAGTTCCCTGTGTGTAGGTCACACCTGTATGCATTTGATGGAGaatacaaagcacttctataagtcgaTCTCTGGATAAGGTCATCTGCGGCAagctgtgaatgtgaatgtaaagTTGACTTTTAAAAGTTCAAATGTCAAAATCTTGTATAAATGAGACCGCCTCGGATTTCAGCAAACTCTGACCTGTACGATTTGGGCACAAGTCTGCAGTTTGAATAATGATGTGCATAATTCGAGTTTTAACTCCTCACTCAAATAATTGTGCGTCTGTGTCCATTACCTCCCATAGGACTCAACGCTGCATGGAGCAGGTGCTACAGagtgactgcagtgtgtgtggtgctgctgtgtgttctcctgctgaTTGCCgtcacagtgctgtggatcaaATTCAACACGctgaatacagaaaacaaccaGCTACAGACCAGATACGACAccctgactatagagagagaccagcTACAGACCAGATACAACAACCTGACTgtagagagagaccagttacagaccagttacaacaacctgactatagagagagaccagttacagcgGGAGAGATCTGGACTGCACAGTGCACTTTCTAAACTTGGTAAGTGAATATTGTACATATGTTGAATGTTAAAAACTCACATTTACACTAAAATCTGAAGAATTATGAATAAATCATTATGTGGTATGggttaatatttatgtaaatactCCATACGAGGATGGAGATTTTTCAGCTCGAGCCTTTATTACATTTCTACTGAAAAGAAGTACTGGGATGAGAGCAGAAAGTACTGCACAGACAGAGGAGCAGACCTGGTGATCATAAACAGCACAGAGGAacaggtgagtgagagagagggggggggggggggagagaatAAGTGAGTATCTATATTCATATTGTGCTATTACAATTACAGGAGTTCATCAGTAATTATACTGGCGGTACTGAAGCTTGGATTGGtctgactgacagagagacagagggggaaTTTAAATGGGTGGACGGTAAACCACTGACCACTGAGTAAGACatcactgaactgaaatttACTCATGATGCAGTTTTTCTCTCAGTCTGAAGCTTCAGATGTTAAATAACAGATATTCTgactctctctgtgttttcaggTTCTGGTGGATAGGGGAACCCAGTGATTACAACAATGAGGACTGTGTTATAACAGGCTATAAAAGGGCTAAATCTAACATATCGACCTGGAATGATTATCCCTGTAACTTCCCTGTAGTCGGGATTTGtgagatgaaaatatttaactgagcagaacagaaagaaagtggAGTTTCATGCTTATGCTGGGttaaatctgaatttgaatgctgaatattttatgtaatctAATATTTGATACATCAGCTGTATATATGCCCGCTTTCCTTTTACAGTGAGACACAGTGGTCTTTACAGCGAGATTTCCcagtttcaataataataataataataataataataatgcatttaagtGGTGAAAGTATATTTTGAAGGAATGCCATCACCTTTTGGGGAAGTGGGACGGGTAGTTTGAATTTGTGAGCAGCTGtttgaattttgtttatttgtttttttgaattttgttttttgtctaacGGTACAGTAAGCTACTGCCACGAAGCTGAAAATCTCATTGAAATGTGAGCTGTAATTTTGCTGAGGTCAAGAGAATAAATTACTCCAGTGAAAGAAATGACATATTCgtaaatatcttttatttattattttttgtaatcaGCAGTTTACAACCGAATGTTTAGGGCAGAGTACACAGAACAAAAGAACCGACATTAAGAGCTTAAACGTAATCTTCACTAGAATAAAGCTGGAATACACACAGGCCTAATAACAAGCAGATCTTTCTAGATGAACCTGAGCCAGGTAAAGTAAAGTACATGATTTATGTTTGTATCAGGAGATATTTAAGAAAGAATAATGTCACAAGCTTTACCACAGTTCAACTAAGGCTAAGAGGCGGAGCAACTTGTCCCGTTGTGTAAAGGATACAATTTTGTACACTATAAATGAatgctatataaatattttaaccaATAACTTGTACATATACTTACATCACGGCTTTGCTTGGGGGGACACATCAATATTAAGTCTTGCTGAATGTGGACAAATTACACAATATAGATGTATTAGCTAAtgattcattatatatatatataagtgataACTAGCAAATGTACCATTACATCCTGATTTTACTTCATTAGGCACATAATAGCAACAATGATAATAAGTTTATTTACATCgctaataatgtatataaatttgttggaaaatcaaaaatacaaaaaaagagtCACAAATGGAATGAATTTACTTTCCAGCCTATAATGTAGGTTAAgcttaatgtaaaatgtaaactgtaaaaggagttttactgttttatttatttatttatttatttttgcttgggttttactgtttgattttctttcatACTGCAAAGACAGATTGTTTTCCTTTTGCAAATTGTATTCTCTTTTATTTAGTGATGGAGGACATTTTGGCTCTGTATGTTATTTTATCGACACCCCTTCCACATAAAGGGAAACAATTTCTTAAACGGTTAATAGGAATAAAATGACCCCAAATAGTATTTGTTGGTCACGTGTGTACCTTCTCAGAGGCCACAATAATCATATATATTGTGCAttttttccctcaccagctaTATTAGaattagcacattaatataaacctgtgatttgtcttacagctgaactactgttagagctgttgttatagaaaagtaaccctccaatcagatttgagatttcAGCAGCTCCATGgtataaataatgattaatgtgTTGTGTAAAGTGGACACACACCAGGTATGTGAAAGACACCAGTCAGCTAAATTCAGAGTAAATCAGTGATGCCTAGAATGTATGCACTTTGAATGTAACTCGACGCTCGGATGCACAACGTAACGCAGGCTACTATATTGTGTGCTGTTTGTATTATATCATCATTAATTAAGCAACAAGTGAAGTTCGGAAGCTCTCTTAGCTAACGTCCCAGCTAAAAGTGTGGGTCTGCACTCACAAATTTGACTGGAAATATTTCAGTTGGCTTTGATGAATAAGCACTGTGGAGCTTCGATATACTTACTTACAAATGAAAACATAGAAACATTGGTATagagaagttttttttgtaacaagacatttatttaacatttatggaatgagttaCCAGTGTCaggaagttttccaccacaagaaAGTCTTCGGGACAGacggttttttttcttttttttttttgtcgtaaAAGAgcgaggaaaaagagaggccgATGATGGAGTGAATGATAGTTTATAcctgctgtaatgtaaatgaaaacatgaggcttttttttttcactgacattccacaacattgaatgtaactataaatggataaaaagtatgatcagtctttcttttattaattgttGCTAAAATTGCCATTgtacaagaagaataaaacactttaggacgtgttgtgacaggaaaataatcagatttgGGGTGatagcagtaactctgcttcaaaTCCAGCTGCATCACATGacctcatcattgattattattCTAAGTATTTAATTCCTAAATTActcactgtttttgtttctagTTTCAGCAACAATTCATCAACAATAATAGCTCAACACTCCATCAGAGACTAACAAATACAGAGACGCACAAACCCAGAAACAGACACCACAGGTGAAGCAGAGTGACGAAGCCTGGATTAACATTATCACTGGTACTTCCTCTACAAGTGCCATTAGCCTCCTCCCGCCCCcaaaccacacatacacacacatacatacacacacacagtcacttctAGCCTGAGAACAAAGCACAGACTTAGACAGCACTCCGGACTGATCTGGTTTAAATTAAGGTCGATTTCTAAACGATGTTCAATGAAGGATCAATATTAGTGATGAGTGCAGAATGGAGATGAGTCAGGAAGTATACACAAACGTGGGAGTTACTGCATATGACACATCTCACTCAGATAATGGCATTTATGAGAACGAGCTGAAACTGAAGACTCGCTGGAAAAGAAACAACCAGGATCCTGCGAACTCAGgtgcaacatacacacacacacacacacacacacacacacacacacacacactatatttgTCTACTAGATtctgttctattttatttttctactttattcattattattataatgcttttattatattctgttttattatgtatcactgttgtACTGTGGCACTAAcgaaaaacatttcacaatattaatacatcacaagtatgttatatgtatgtgacaaataaagaaccttgaaccttgaacacacacacacacacacactgtacactcagtcgatgttcactgtgtgtatttattttttttttagtatacgCTGCTATAATAAGTGCCTtctacacattatactgtatacagtatgccACTGACAAGTCAGATTGTGCTTTTGAAATCTGGATTCGGATTGGTCAGATTCATTTATTCCATTAAatagaattttaataaaaatgttgattaattttctataacagcagctatgacaatagctctggctgcaaggcaaatcacaggatttATTTAAACACGCTTAACGCCACAACTTCTAACAGCAAAGACAAAGAAGTTATTAAAAGCCACAAAtagtaattaaaaagaaaaagagtaaaaaagtaCCATGTAGAAGTGCTAATTAATCTGTTATTAAAATGAGGAAGGAGAAGGgaatgaggaagagaaagacaaTACTTTAGTCTCATAGTTTCGTACTCAGCTCATCCATAAGCTCATTTCCTCTGTCACTCATTCAGTCTATTAAAGTTCCCTGTGTGTAGGTCACACCTGTATGCATTTGATGGAGaatacaaagcacttctataagtcgaTCTCTGGATAAGGTCATCT
It encodes the following:
- the LOC117596326 gene encoding C-type lectin domain family 4 member E-like, encoding MEMSQEVYTNVGVTAYDTTHSDNGIYENELKLKTRWKRNNQDPANSGLNAAWSRCYRVTAVCVVLLCVLLLIAVTVLWIKFNTLNTENNQLQTRYDTLTIERDQLQTRYNNLTVERDQLQTSYNNLTIERDQLQRERSGLHSALSKLGWRFFSSSLYYISTEKKYWDESRKYCTDRGADLVIINSTEEQEFISNYTGGTEAWIGLTDRETEGEFKWVDGKPLTTEFWWIGEPSDYNNEDCVITGYKRAKSNISTWNDYPCNFPVVGICEMKIFN